One genomic segment of Macaca fascicularis isolate 582-1 chromosome 19, T2T-MFA8v1.1 includes these proteins:
- the ZNF614 gene encoding zinc finger protein 614, producing MIKTQESLTLEDVAVEFSWEEWQLLDTAQKNLYRDVMVENYNHLVSLGYQTSKPDVLSKLAHGQEPWITVAKIQNKNCPGIGKADSLLQEHSLNQRLLKSVQQCNGQNTLRNTVHLSKTHFPIVQNHDTFDLYRKNLKSSLSLINQKRRHGINNPVEFIGGEKTLKHECMHAKTRFSENAKCIHTKFQVFKHQRTQKIEKPHACIECEQTFLRKSQLIYHENIHIPENPGSGQCEKLSRSVLFTKHLKTNTRDKICIPNEYRKGSTVNNRLIAHQQTHTEEKSYMCSECGKGFTMKRYLIAHQRTHSGEKPYVCNECGKGFTVKSNLIVHQRTHTGEKPYICSECGKGFTMKRYLVVHQRTHTGEKPYICSECGKGFTVKSNLIVHQRSHTGEKSYICSECGKGFTVKRTLIIHQRTHTGEKSYICNECGKGFTTKRTLIIHQRTHTGEKPYECNECGKAFSQKICLIQHERCHTGKTPFVCTECGKSYSHKYGLITHQRIHTGEKPYECNECGKAFTTKSVLNVHQRTHTGERPYGCSDCEKAFSHLSNLVKHKKMHTR from the exons GAATCACTGACCCTGGAGGACGTGGCTGTGGAATTCAGCTGGGAGGAGTGGCAGCTCCTGGACACTGCTCAGAAGAACCTGTACCGGGATGTGATGGTGGAGAACTATAACCACCTAGTATCACTGG GGTATCAAACTAGCAAACCAGATGTACTCTCCAAGTTGGCGCATGGACAAGAACCATGGATAACAGTTGCTAAAATCCAGAATAAAAATTGTCCAG GAATCGGGAAAGCTGACAGTCTTCTGCAAGAGCACTCTCTAAACCAAAGACTTCTGAAGAGTGTGCAGCAATGCAATGGACAGAATACACTTAGAAATACTGTACATCTCAGCAAGACACATTTTCCTATAGTGCAAAATCATGATACATTTGACTTGTacagaaaaaatttgaaatcaagtTTAAGTTTAATAAACCAGAAGAGAAGACATGGAATAAATAACCCTGTTGAGTTTATTGGAGGTGAGAAAACGCTTAAGCACGAATGTATGCATGCTAAAACTAGATtttctgaaaatgcaaaatgcatCCATACTAAATTCCAAGTCTTTAAGCATCAGAGGACTCAGAAAATTGAGAAACCCCATGCATGTATTGAATGTGAGCAAACCTTCCTTAGGAAGTCTCAGCTCATTTACCATGAGAACATTCATATACCAGAAAATCCTGGAAGTGGTCAATGTGAGAAATTATCCAGAAGTGTCCTGTTCACTAAGCATCTGAAAACTAATACAAGAGACAAAATCTGTATACCCAATGAATATAGAAAAGGCTCTACTGTGAATAATCGTCTCATTGCACATCAACAAACCCATACAGAAGAGAAATCCTATATGTGCAGTGAGTGTGGAAAGGGCTTTACAATGAAGCGCTATCTAATTGCTCATCAGCGAACTCATagtggagagaaaccttatgTGTGCAATGAATGTGGAAAAGGTTTCACTGTGAAGAGCAATCTCATTGTACATCAGCGAACTCATACAGGGGAGAAACCCTATAtatgcagtgaatgtggaaaagGCTTCACCATGAAACGCTATCTTGTTGTACATCAGcgaactcatactggagagaaaccctatatatgcagtgaatgtggaaaagGCTTTACCGTGAAGAGCAATCTCATTGTACATCAGCGCTCCCATACAGGAGAAAAATCTTACATATGCAGCGAATGTGGAAAAGGCTTCACTGTCAAACGCACTCTCATTATACATCAGCGaactcatacaggagagaaaTCTTACATATGCAATGAATGTGGTAAAGGCTTCACCACAAAGCGCACTCTTATTATACATCAGCGAACTCAtacaggagaaaaaccctatgaatgcaaTGAATGTGGTAAAGCCTTCAGCCAGAAAATATGCCTCATACAACATGAGAGATGTCATACAGGAAAGACTCCCTTTGTATGTACTGAGTGTGGAAAATCCTATTCACACAAATATGGTCTCATTACccatcagagaattcacacaggagagaaaccttatgaGTGCAATGAATGTGGAAAAGCTTTCACCACAAAGTCAGTACTCAATGTACATCAAAGAACGCATACAGGAGAGAGGCCGTATGGATGCAGTGATTGTGAGAAAGCCTTCTCCCACTTATCAAACCTTGTCAAACATAAGAAAATGCACACAAGATAA